One Myxococcus guangdongensis DNA segment encodes these proteins:
- a CDS encoding amino acid adenylation domain-containing protein, with protein sequence MMRSEPSIATKPERTIRRPPLTHQPHDGVAEQSFAQQRLWFLSQLDAGGTSYNAPFAVRLTGRLDVGALEGALQDVVRRHESLRTTFGEVDGKPVQRIHEDVELWLEVEEVAAADVLPKVEEEAQRPFDLERGPLLRAKVLKLGEEEHVLVWVVHHIVFDGWSVRLLEKELGEGYGARVRGVAVEHAPLEVRYADFARWQREWLKGEVLENQLEWWKEQLAGASPVLELPTDRPRPAVQTYPGALKWMPPLPALEEKLRELSRKEGVTLYMTLLAAFQVLLARHSGQRDIVVGSPFAGRGLRELEGVVGFFANMLALRAQVEDVPFQALLRQVRKTCLEAFARQDVPLEQLVEALHLERDPSRSPLFQVAFVLQGEPSAALRLPGLVATDVPLEPGVSKFDLTLFARETSRGLVTYWEYNTDLFDEEAVTRLAERYVALLEAVVASPSSSVSELPLVSAAERGLLLADWNATRTEYPRDASICALFESQVARTPEVLAVEFEGERLTYAALNRRANQLAHHLRRLGVEPGSRVGLFARRSLEMVVATLGILKAGAAYVPLDPSYPDERLAFMCEDSELAALLAPDAAYPWLASGSVKRVALEPSGAAFAHEPEVDLALPVPPESLAYVMYTSGSTGRPKGVCIPHRAVVRLVKGARFAELGPNEVFLQLAPISFDAATLELWGPLLNGGRLVVFSPRTPSVEELEEGLTRHGVTTLWLTSALFEQVMATRPEALSGVRQLLTGGDVVSPAAVRARLARGGTVINGYGPTENTTFTTCHSLTAGARVDGSVPIGRPISNTQVHVLDAAMSLVPVGVWGELYTGGDGLAWGYLRRPELTAERFVPNPFSAEPGVRLYRTGDRARWRRDGTLEFAGRLDGQVKLRGFRIESGEVESVLASHPDVREVAVVAREDGPGGRWLVAYCVPSEGALPKSQELRAWVRARLPEYMVPSAIVMLPGLPLTPNGKLDRRALPSPAGDSSRREYVAPRTAMEQVVADVLTPLLGLTRMGVEDDFFELGGHSLLATRAMSRLREVVGRELPVRVLFESSTVARLAARLEEDHEAQRSPLTHQPHGGVVPQSFAQQRLWLTSQLDTGGISYNVPFARRLTGRLDVRALEEAFRDVVRRHESLRTTFGEVDGTPVQRIHEDVELSLTVEQVAAA encoded by the coding sequence ATGATGCGGAGCGAGCCGTCCATCGCCACGAAGCCGGAGCGGACGATCCGTCGGCCTCCGCTGACGCACCAGCCGCATGACGGCGTGGCGGAGCAGTCCTTCGCGCAGCAGCGGTTGTGGTTCCTCTCGCAGCTCGACGCGGGAGGAACGTCCTACAACGCGCCCTTCGCGGTACGTCTCACGGGCCGACTGGACGTGGGCGCGCTGGAGGGCGCGTTGCAGGATGTGGTGCGCAGGCACGAGTCCCTGCGGACGACCTTCGGGGAGGTGGATGGGAAGCCGGTGCAGCGGATCCACGAGGACGTGGAGCTGTGGCTGGAGGTGGAGGAGGTGGCGGCCGCGGACGTGTTGCCGAAGGTCGAGGAGGAGGCCCAGCGTCCGTTCGACCTGGAGCGAGGACCGCTGCTGAGGGCGAAGGTGTTGAAGCTGGGGGAAGAAGAGCACGTGCTGGTGTGGGTGGTGCATCACATCGTGTTCGACGGCTGGTCGGTGAGGTTGCTGGAGAAGGAGCTGGGGGAGGGGTATGGGGCGAGGGTGCGAGGGGTGGCGGTGGAGCACGCGCCGTTGGAGGTGCGGTACGCCGACTTCGCGAGGTGGCAGCGGGAGTGGCTGAAGGGGGAGGTGCTGGAGAACCAACTGGAGTGGTGGAAGGAGCAGCTGGCGGGAGCGTCGCCGGTGTTGGAGCTGCCCACCGACAGACCTCGTCCCGCCGTGCAGACCTATCCGGGGGCCTTGAAGTGGATGCCGCCCCTGCCGGCCCTGGAAGAGAAGCTGCGTGAGCTGAGCCGGAAGGAAGGGGTGACGCTGTACATGACGCTGCTGGCGGCCTTCCAGGTCCTGCTGGCGCGTCACAGCGGGCAGCGCGACATCGTGGTGGGCTCTCCCTTCGCGGGGCGCGGGCTGCGCGAGCTGGAGGGCGTGGTCGGGTTCTTCGCCAACATGCTGGCCCTGCGGGCCCAGGTCGAGGACGTCCCATTCCAGGCGCTGCTGCGGCAGGTCCGCAAGACGTGCCTGGAGGCCTTCGCCCGTCAGGACGTCCCACTCGAGCAGCTGGTGGAGGCGCTGCATCTGGAGCGAGACCCGAGTCGCTCGCCGCTCTTCCAGGTGGCCTTCGTGCTCCAGGGGGAGCCGTCCGCGGCGCTCCGTCTTCCCGGGCTCGTCGCGACGGACGTCCCGCTGGAGCCGGGCGTGTCGAAGTTCGACCTCACGCTGTTCGCGCGGGAGACGAGTCGCGGCCTGGTGACGTACTGGGAATACAACACGGACCTCTTCGACGAGGAGGCGGTGACGCGACTGGCCGAGCGTTACGTCGCGTTGCTCGAGGCGGTGGTGGCGAGTCCCTCGTCGAGTGTCTCCGAGCTTCCGCTCGTGAGCGCCGCTGAGCGTGGGTTGCTCCTGGCGGACTGGAACGCGACGCGGACGGAGTATCCGCGTGACGCGAGCATCTGCGCGCTGTTCGAGTCACAGGTGGCGCGGACGCCGGAGGTCCTCGCGGTGGAGTTCGAGGGTGAGCGCCTGACGTACGCGGCGCTGAACCGGCGCGCCAATCAGCTCGCGCACCACCTGCGTCGACTGGGCGTCGAGCCCGGGAGCCGGGTGGGGCTCTTCGCGCGACGCTCGCTGGAGATGGTGGTGGCGACGCTCGGCATCCTCAAGGCCGGCGCCGCGTACGTCCCGTTGGACCCGTCGTATCCGGACGAGCGACTGGCCTTCATGTGCGAGGACTCGGAGCTCGCGGCCCTGCTGGCGCCGGACGCGGCCTATCCGTGGCTTGCCTCCGGTTCGGTGAAGCGGGTTGCGTTGGAGCCCTCGGGGGCGGCGTTCGCTCACGAGCCTGAGGTCGACCTGGCGTTGCCCGTGCCGCCGGAGTCGCTCGCCTACGTCATGTACACCTCCGGTTCGACGGGGCGGCCGAAGGGCGTCTGTATTCCGCACCGGGCGGTGGTGAGGTTGGTGAAGGGCGCCCGCTTCGCGGAGCTGGGGCCAAACGAGGTCTTCCTCCAGCTCGCGCCCATCTCCTTCGACGCCGCGACGCTGGAGCTGTGGGGGCCGCTGCTCAATGGCGGGAGGCTCGTGGTCTTCTCCCCGAGGACACCCTCGGTGGAGGAACTGGAGGAGGGGCTGACGCGGCATGGCGTCACCACGCTGTGGCTCACCTCCGCGCTGTTCGAGCAGGTGATGGCCACGCGTCCCGAGGCCCTGTCCGGAGTGCGTCAGCTCCTCACGGGTGGCGACGTGGTGTCACCGGCCGCCGTTCGCGCGCGTCTGGCGCGGGGTGGAACGGTCATCAACGGGTATGGGCCCACGGAGAACACCACGTTCACCACGTGCCATTCGTTGACCGCGGGCGCGAGGGTGGACGGCTCCGTGCCGATTGGTCGACCCATCTCCAACACGCAGGTCCATGTGTTGGATGCGGCGATGTCGCTCGTGCCCGTGGGCGTCTGGGGCGAGCTGTACACGGGCGGCGATGGACTGGCGTGGGGATACCTCCGTCGACCGGAGCTGACCGCCGAGCGGTTCGTCCCGAATCCCTTCAGTGCGGAGCCAGGAGTGCGGCTGTATCGCACGGGAGACCGGGCGCGGTGGCGGCGGGACGGGACACTCGAGTTCGCGGGGCGGCTGGACGGCCAGGTGAAGCTGCGCGGCTTCCGCATCGAGTCGGGCGAGGTGGAGTCCGTGCTCGCGAGCCATCCGGACGTGCGCGAGGTGGCGGTGGTGGCGCGCGAGGATGGACCAGGAGGCCGGTGGCTCGTCGCGTACTGCGTCCCCTCGGAGGGCGCGCTCCCGAAGTCCCAGGAGCTGCGCGCGTGGGTGCGTGCGCGGCTGCCCGAGTACATGGTGCCCTCGGCCATCGTGATGCTGCCGGGGCTTCCGCTCACGCCGAACGGGAAGCTCGACCGGAGGGCGCTGCCTTCGCCCGCGGGAGATTCCTCACGGCGTGAGTACGTGGCGCCGCGGACGGCCATGGAGCAGGTGGTGGCCGATGTCCTGACCCCGCTGCTGGGCCTGACGCGGATGGGCGTGGAGGACGATTTCTTCGAGCTGGGCGGGCACTCGTTGCTGGCCACGCGGGCCATGTCGAGGCTGCGCGAAGTGGTGGGACGCGAGCTGCCTGTGCGCGTCTTGTTCGAGTCTTCGACGGTGGCGCGGCTCGCGGCGCGATTGGAGGAGGACCACGAAGCCCAGCGCAGCCCGCTGACGCATCAGCCGCACGGTGGCGTGGTGCCGCAGTCCTTCGCGCAGCAGCGCCTGTGGCTCACTTCACAGCTCGACACGGGAGGCATCTCCTACAACGTCCCGTTTGCTCGACGGCTCACGGGCCGACTGGATGTGAGGGCGCTGGAGGAAGCATTCCGTGACGTGGTGCGAAGGCACGAGTCACTGAGGACGACGTTCGGCGAGGTGGATGGGACGCCGGTGCAGCGAATCCACGAGGACGTGGAGCTGTCGCTGACGGTGGAACAGGTCGCCGCAGCGG
- a CDS encoding ornithine cyclodeaminase family protein: MKTLLVTQADLRRLVHEVGIDVLMDRVIESVETAFRTFDLARTELRQREGFTLRNTRTGVLEWMPVMRQGESITIKVVGYNPMNPRRYGVPTIIATNSVYDCATGHLTALVDGVLATALRTGAASAIASRHLAHPESRVVGLVGAGAQAVTQLHALSRLFSIERVLVFDVDPVAQRSFAGRAGFLGLDVRAVPLEMVEAEADIVCTVTSVGVGEGPVLEDGRFKPWVHVNAVGSDLPGKLELPRSLLERSLVCPDFLPQALVEGECQQLRPEQIGPGIIEVVQHPERFGEWRERSTVFDSTGFSLEDEAVTGVLIALARRHGLGLDVELECLAGDAMNPYDLLLPEHPGQSGQGAPEGPRPTIRVA; the protein is encoded by the coding sequence GTGAAGACACTCCTCGTCACCCAGGCGGACTTGCGCAGGCTCGTGCACGAAGTGGGAATCGATGTCCTGATGGACCGGGTCATCGAGTCGGTGGAGACGGCTTTCCGAACGTTCGACCTCGCTCGCACGGAGCTTCGGCAGCGCGAGGGTTTCACGCTGCGCAACACCCGGACGGGCGTGCTCGAGTGGATGCCGGTCATGCGGCAGGGCGAATCCATCACCATCAAAGTTGTCGGCTACAACCCGATGAATCCCAGACGGTACGGGGTTCCCACCATCATCGCGACGAACAGTGTCTATGACTGCGCGACGGGCCACCTGACGGCGCTGGTGGACGGAGTGCTGGCGACGGCGCTGCGCACGGGGGCCGCGTCCGCCATCGCCAGCCGGCACCTGGCGCATCCGGAGAGTCGGGTGGTGGGGCTGGTGGGCGCCGGCGCCCAGGCGGTGACGCAGTTGCATGCGCTGTCGCGGTTGTTTTCCATTGAGAGGGTGCTTGTCTTTGACGTGGACCCGGTGGCGCAGCGCTCGTTCGCGGGGCGGGCGGGGTTCCTGGGATTGGATGTCCGGGCCGTGCCGTTGGAGATGGTGGAGGCGGAGGCGGACATCGTGTGCACGGTGACGTCGGTGGGCGTGGGGGAGGGGCCGGTGTTGGAGGACGGGCGGTTCAAGCCGTGGGTGCACGTCAACGCGGTGGGCTCGGACCTGCCGGGGAAGTTGGAGCTGCCTCGCTCGCTGCTGGAGCGCAGCCTGGTGTGTCCGGACTTCCTGCCGCAGGCGCTGGTGGAAGGGGAGTGCCAGCAGCTGCGGCCCGAGCAGATTGGTCCGGGCATCATCGAGGTGGTCCAGCATCCCGAGCGGTTCGGGGAGTGGCGGGAGCGGTCCACGGTGTTCGACTCCACGGGGTTCTCGTTGGAGGACGAGGCGGTGACGGGCGTGCTCATCGCGCTGGCGCGACGTCATGGGTTGGGATTGGACGTGGAGCTGGAGTGCCTGGCGGGTGACGCGATGAATCCGTACGACCTGCTCCTGCCGGAGCATCCGGGACAGTCGGGGCAGGGCGCGCCGGAGGGACCTCGGCCCACGATTCGAGTGGCGTGA
- the eno gene encoding phosphopyruvate hydratase codes for MTTIVGVVGREIIDSRGNPTVEVDVILENGIRGRAAVPSGASVGTHEAVELRDGDKSRYLGKGVQKAVAAVNNELFKAVRGLNAESQLEIDETMIALDGTPNKGKLGANAILGVSLAVAKAAAAARGLPLYRYVGGISANLLPVPMMNIINGGAHADNAIDFQEFMIMPVGAKSLAEAVRMGAEVFHTLKKGLSEAGHGTNVGDEGGFAPNLTSAEAALDFIMKSIEKAGYKPNEDIALALDCAASEFYKNGVYDYEGEGKKRSVEEHVKYLESLVAKYPIISIEDGLAEDDMAGWKLLTDRIGSKVQIVGDDLFVTNVKRLSDGIKNGIANSILVKVNQIGTLSEVMAAVEMAHKAGYTAVMSHRSGETEDATIADLAVATNCGQIKTGSLSRADRTAKYNQLIRIEQELGKQARYGGRSVLRVRG; via the coding sequence ATGACTACAATCGTCGGTGTCGTAGGCCGTGAGATAATCGACAGTCGCGGCAATCCCACTGTCGAAGTCGACGTCATCCTGGAGAACGGCATCCGCGGTCGCGCCGCGGTTCCCTCCGGCGCCTCCGTCGGTACGCACGAGGCCGTGGAGCTGCGGGATGGCGACAAGAGCCGCTACCTCGGCAAGGGCGTGCAGAAGGCCGTCGCGGCGGTGAACAACGAGCTGTTCAAGGCGGTCCGCGGGCTCAACGCGGAGTCGCAGCTCGAAATCGACGAGACGATGATTGCCCTCGACGGCACGCCCAACAAGGGCAAGCTGGGCGCGAACGCCATCCTCGGCGTGTCGCTGGCCGTGGCCAAGGCCGCCGCCGCCGCGCGCGGGCTGCCGCTCTACCGCTACGTGGGCGGCATCTCCGCGAACCTGTTGCCCGTGCCGATGATGAACATCATCAACGGCGGCGCGCACGCGGACAACGCCATCGACTTCCAGGAGTTCATGATCATGCCCGTCGGCGCGAAGTCGCTCGCCGAGGCGGTGCGCATGGGCGCCGAGGTCTTCCACACGCTGAAGAAGGGCCTGTCGGAAGCGGGCCACGGCACCAACGTCGGTGACGAGGGCGGCTTCGCCCCCAACCTGACGTCCGCCGAGGCCGCGCTGGACTTCATCATGAAGTCCATCGAGAAGGCCGGCTACAAGCCGAACGAGGACATCGCCCTGGCGCTCGACTGCGCCGCCAGCGAGTTCTACAAGAACGGCGTCTACGACTACGAGGGCGAGGGCAAGAAGCGCTCCGTGGAAGAGCACGTGAAGTACCTGGAGAGCCTGGTGGCGAAGTACCCCATCATCTCCATCGAGGACGGCCTGGCCGAGGACGACATGGCCGGCTGGAAGCTGCTCACGGACCGCATCGGCTCGAAGGTGCAGATTGTCGGCGACGACCTGTTCGTCACCAACGTCAAGCGCCTGTCGGACGGCATCAAGAACGGCATCGCCAACTCCATCCTGGTGAAGGTCAACCAGATTGGGACGTTGTCGGAGGTCATGGCCGCGGTGGAGATGGCGCACAAGGCGGGCTACACGGCCGTCATGTCGCACCGCTCCGGAGAGACGGAGGACGCGACCATCGCGGACCTGGCCGTCGCCACCAACTGCGGGCAGATCAAGACCGGCTCGCTGTCGCGCGCGGACCGCACCGCCAAGTACAACCAGCTCATCCGCATCGAGCAGGAGCTGGGCAAGCAGGCCCGCTACGGCGGCCGCTCCGTGCTGCGCGTTCGCGGCTGA
- a CDS encoding ATP-binding protein, producing the protein MSTVRPLTQADLLDIGAPNERAGFRLHRFEVYNWGTFHQHVWHLDLHGESGLLTGDIGSGKSTLVDGLVTLFVPPQKLAYNKAAGAEAKERNLRSYVRGQYKSERGDAGQVARPVYLRDAPTYSVLLAHFHNEGYGQDVTLVQVMWMREPEGQPVRLYVVADGKLSIAEHFSRCGSDLNALKKRLKSLAREVHETFPPYQAAFRRRFGLENEQALDLFLQTVSMKSVGNLTDFVRHHMLPPFDVETRLSALIGHFDDLHRAHEAVLQAKRRVSRLEPLVADHERHAVLSRELEALRLCREALRPWFSEQKARLFEERLTRVRDEREKLRVEAEQLREQRERQGTERDGLRQAISANGGDRLETEKAELTQRRRERDERALKSDRYARMAQSVGLPAATDLDLFLSNTRAIQLQREVAASELAEVQEVRTELGIELRDLKKSHEAVAVELESLRRQRSNIPARFLHLRARLCADLGLPEEALPFAGELLRVRDEARDWTGAIERVLYSLGTSLLVADADYPRVSQWVERTHLNERLVYYRVREDGLARPLEPRPDSLPGKLLIKPGSHMGGWLSAQLARQFDYTCCDTPEQFHRARQALSRSGQVKTGGERHLKDDRRRIDDRSQWVLGWTNDSKRQSLESEGKGLETRLQAASAKWEAQEQRHARLCQQAEQLGQLAVFDNFRELDWRSVASDIQRREARLGELEGESDVLRGFERQLAAIETELAATDTALKAVEKRQGRQEEKEEAARRTLATCQRTASETPESVRACFPRVAELCAEGQGELLLEAEACDERERQVRERLQSRIDGDARKLERVRDALLSAMQAYRAEFPVETQELGASLEAAREYVTLLESLRADDLPRFEERFKRLLNENTIREVANFQAQLHRERHGIRERVDTINRSLRAIDYNPDRYIVLELSPTQDADIREFQQDLRACIEGTLVGAEEDAYSEQKFLDVKRIIERFRGREGFADADAKWTQRVTDVRNWFSFSASERWRADDQEHEHYADSGGKSGGQKEKLAYTVLAASLAYQFGLQWGETRSRSFRFVVIDEAFGRGSDESAAYGLELFRRLDLQLLIVTPLQKIRVIEPYVASVGYVHNEEGRRSRVRNLSIEQYHAEREARSA; encoded by the coding sequence ATGAGCACGGTGCGACCCCTCACCCAGGCGGACCTGCTGGACATCGGCGCGCCCAACGAGCGCGCGGGGTTCCGGCTCCACCGGTTCGAGGTCTACAACTGGGGCACCTTCCACCAGCATGTCTGGCATCTGGACCTGCATGGGGAGAGTGGACTGCTGACGGGCGACATCGGCTCGGGCAAGTCGACGCTGGTGGACGGGCTGGTGACGCTCTTCGTCCCGCCGCAGAAGCTGGCCTACAACAAGGCGGCGGGCGCGGAGGCGAAGGAGCGCAACCTGCGCTCGTACGTGCGCGGCCAATACAAGTCCGAGCGCGGCGACGCGGGGCAGGTCGCGCGGCCCGTCTACCTGCGTGACGCGCCGACGTACTCGGTGCTGCTGGCGCACTTCCACAACGAGGGCTACGGGCAGGACGTCACGCTCGTGCAGGTGATGTGGATGCGGGAGCCGGAGGGACAGCCGGTGCGGCTCTACGTCGTGGCGGATGGGAAGCTCTCCATCGCCGAGCACTTCTCGCGCTGCGGCTCGGACCTGAACGCGCTGAAGAAGCGCCTCAAGTCGCTCGCCCGCGAGGTGCACGAGACCTTCCCGCCGTATCAGGCCGCGTTCCGGCGGCGCTTCGGGCTGGAGAACGAGCAGGCGCTGGACCTGTTCCTCCAGACGGTGTCGATGAAGTCGGTGGGCAACCTCACGGACTTCGTGCGCCACCACATGCTGCCGCCCTTCGACGTGGAGACGCGGCTGTCGGCGCTCATCGGCCACTTCGACGACTTGCACCGCGCGCACGAGGCCGTGCTCCAGGCGAAGCGGCGGGTGAGCCGCCTGGAGCCGCTGGTGGCGGACCACGAGCGTCATGCGGTCCTTTCGCGGGAGCTCGAAGCGCTCCGGCTGTGCCGGGAGGCGCTCCGGCCCTGGTTCTCCGAGCAGAAGGCGCGGCTGTTCGAGGAGCGGCTCACCCGCGTGCGCGACGAGCGCGAGAAGCTGCGCGTGGAGGCGGAGCAGCTTCGCGAGCAGCGTGAGCGGCAGGGTACGGAGCGCGATGGCCTTCGTCAGGCCATCTCCGCCAACGGTGGAGACCGGCTGGAGACGGAGAAGGCGGAGCTGACGCAGCGGCGGCGCGAGCGGGACGAGCGCGCGCTGAAGTCGGACCGCTACGCGCGGATGGCCCAGTCGGTGGGCTTGCCCGCCGCCACGGACCTGGACCTCTTCCTGTCCAACACGCGCGCCATCCAGCTCCAACGCGAGGTGGCGGCGAGCGAGCTGGCCGAGGTGCAGGAGGTACGCACCGAGCTGGGCATCGAGCTGCGCGACTTGAAGAAGTCGCACGAGGCCGTGGCCGTCGAACTCGAGTCGCTGCGCCGTCAGCGCTCGAACATCCCCGCGCGCTTCCTGCATCTGCGCGCCCGGCTGTGCGCGGACCTGGGGCTGCCCGAGGAGGCGCTGCCGTTCGCCGGTGAGCTGCTGCGCGTGCGCGACGAGGCGCGGGATTGGACAGGCGCCATCGAGCGCGTGCTGTACTCGCTGGGCACCTCGTTGCTGGTGGCGGACGCGGACTACCCCCGGGTGAGCCAGTGGGTGGAGCGCACCCACTTGAACGAGCGGCTGGTCTACTACCGCGTCCGCGAGGATGGGCTCGCGAGGCCCCTGGAGCCTCGCCCCGATTCCCTCCCGGGCAAGCTGCTCATCAAGCCCGGCTCGCACATGGGCGGGTGGCTCTCGGCCCAGCTCGCGCGGCAGTTCGACTACACGTGCTGCGACACGCCGGAGCAGTTCCATCGCGCGCGTCAGGCCCTGTCCCGCTCGGGGCAGGTGAAGACGGGCGGGGAGCGTCACCTGAAGGACGACCGGCGGCGCATCGATGACCGCTCCCAGTGGGTGCTCGGCTGGACGAACGACTCCAAGCGGCAGTCTCTGGAGTCGGAGGGCAAGGGCCTGGAGACGCGGCTCCAGGCGGCCTCGGCGAAGTGGGAGGCGCAGGAGCAGCGTCACGCGCGGCTGTGTCAGCAGGCCGAGCAGCTGGGACAGCTCGCGGTGTTCGACAACTTCCGGGAGCTGGACTGGCGCTCGGTGGCCAGCGACATCCAGCGCCGGGAGGCCCGGCTGGGCGAGCTGGAGGGCGAGTCCGACGTGCTCCGGGGCTTCGAGCGTCAGCTCGCCGCCATCGAGACGGAGCTGGCGGCGACGGACACCGCGCTGAAGGCGGTCGAGAAGCGCCAGGGCCGGCAGGAGGAGAAGGAGGAGGCGGCGCGGCGGACGCTGGCGACGTGTCAGCGCACGGCGAGCGAGACGCCCGAGTCGGTCCGGGCCTGCTTCCCGCGCGTGGCGGAGCTCTGTGCGGAAGGGCAGGGCGAGCTGCTGCTCGAGGCGGAGGCGTGCGACGAGCGCGAGCGTCAGGTGCGGGAGCGGCTCCAGTCGCGCATCGACGGCGACGCGCGCAAGCTGGAGCGGGTGCGCGACGCGCTGCTGTCCGCGATGCAGGCCTACCGCGCGGAGTTCCCGGTGGAGACCCAGGAGCTGGGCGCGAGCCTGGAGGCGGCCAGGGAGTACGTGACGCTGCTCGAGTCGCTGCGCGCGGACGACCTGCCCCGCTTCGAGGAGCGCTTCAAGCGCCTGCTCAACGAGAACACCATCCGCGAGGTGGCCAACTTCCAGGCGCAGCTCCACCGGGAGCGGCACGGCATCCGCGAGCGGGTGGACACCATCAACCGCTCGCTGCGGGCCATCGACTACAACCCGGACCGCTACATCGTCCTGGAGTTGTCCCCCACCCAGGACGCGGACATCCGCGAGTTCCAGCAGGACCTGCGCGCCTGCATCGAGGGCACGCTCGTCGGCGCGGAGGAGGACGCCTACTCCGAGCAGAAGTTCCTGGACGTCAAACGCATCATCGAGCGCTTCCGGGGCCGCGAGGGCTTCGCGGACGCGGACGCGAAGTGGACCCAGCGCGTGACGGACGTGCGCAACTGGTTCAGCTTCTCCGCCTCCGAGCGCTGGCGCGCGGACGACCAGGAGCACGAGCACTACGCGGACTCGGGCGGCAAGTCGGGCGGACAGAAGGAGAAGCTCGCGTACACGGTGCTGGCCGCGAGCCTCGCCTACCAGTTCGGCCTGCAGTGGGGCGAGACGCGCTCGCGCTCGTTCCGCTTCGTGGTCATCGACGAGGCCTTCGGCCGGGGCTCGGACGAGTCCGCGGCGTACGGCCTGGAGCTGTTCCGCCGGTTGGACCTGCAGCTGCTCATCGTGACGCCGCTGCAGAAGATTCGCGTCATCGAACCGTACGTGGCCAGCGTGGGCTACGTGCACAACGAGGAGGGGCGTCGCTCCCGCGTGCGCAACCTCTCCATCGAGCAGTACCACGCGGAGCGCGAGGCCCGGAGCGCCTGA
- a CDS encoding DUF4194 domain-containing protein yields the protein MMTHAIRTADAADTLSLVLVSLLKGAVYREEHAGVWQALLQLQPKVREQLAVLGLKLVLDEPEGYAFLRQRSESEGGVELPRLVARRQLGYGLSLLLALLRKKLADVDAAAGGTRLVLRRHEVHELVRLFLPEGTNEVRWAERVNQDLERAVGMGFVRRLGEEEDTFEVRRILKAFIDAQWLEDFERRLEAYRVRLVEEQGGTE from the coding sequence ATGATGACCCACGCGATTCGTACCGCGGATGCCGCTGACACCCTGTCCCTCGTGCTCGTCTCGCTCCTGAAGGGCGCGGTGTATCGCGAGGAGCACGCGGGGGTGTGGCAGGCCCTGCTCCAGCTCCAACCGAAGGTGCGCGAGCAGCTGGCCGTGCTGGGCCTGAAGCTCGTGCTCGACGAGCCGGAGGGCTACGCGTTCCTGCGCCAGCGCTCGGAGTCGGAGGGTGGCGTGGAGCTGCCCCGGCTCGTGGCGCGAAGGCAGCTGGGCTACGGCCTGAGCCTGCTGCTCGCGCTGTTGCGCAAGAAGCTGGCGGACGTGGACGCGGCGGCGGGGGGCACGCGGCTGGTGCTGCGGCGGCACGAGGTGCACGAGCTGGTGCGGCTGTTCCTGCCGGAGGGCACCAACGAGGTGCGCTGGGCGGAGCGGGTGAATCAGGACCTGGAGCGCGCGGTGGGCATGGGCTTCGTGCGCCGGCTGGGCGAGGAGGAGGACACCTTCGAGGTGCGCCGCATCCTCAAGGCGTTCATCGACGCGCAGTGGTTGGAGGACTTCGAACGGCGGCTCGAGGCGTACCGCGTCCGGCTCGTCGAGGAACAAGGAGGCACGGAATGA